The proteins below come from a single Candidatus Limnocylindria bacterium genomic window:
- a CDS encoding Trm112 family protein produces MPVDKQLLDILVCPADHGPLSEEGDRLVCGRCRRRYPVRDGIPVMLIEEAEQPAS; encoded by the coding sequence GTGCCCGTCGATAAGCAGCTCCTCGACATCCTTGTGTGTCCCGCGGACCACGGTCCGCTCAGCGAGGAAGGCGACCGCCTTGTCTGCGGCCGCTGCCGCCGCCGGTATCCGGTCCGCGATGGCATCCCCGTGATGCTCATCGAAGAGGCCGAGCAGCCCGCGTCCTAG
- a CDS encoding P-loop NTPase yields MTIASVVDRWPDSARIFARYTLGCASCAISKSETIAQAAAGHGAGRVKLDDLISELNVFADTGKLPEGAPPAPSLAAKGVPRGMAEQKGIKHVIAVMSGKGGVGKSLVAGLLAVGLKRRGFSVGVLDGDITGPSIPRMFGVHEKPMSADGKTLVPPKSRGGIPIMSMNLILPSEEEAVIWRGPMVSGAIRQFFSDVQWGELDYLIVDLPPGTSDAPLTVMQALPVDGVVLVTTPQALATMVVTKAVKLVKQLGGDIIGVVENMAYVTLPDGGRLEVFGPSQGLKLVIASNAPLMGKLPIDPAIARDADNGDIENYTSPEADELVENFMLVAPLKEPVRA; encoded by the coding sequence ATGACCATCGCCTCGGTCGTCGACCGTTGGCCCGACTCGGCGCGCATCTTCGCGCGCTACACCCTCGGCTGTGCGTCATGTGCGATCAGCAAGAGCGAGACGATCGCGCAGGCTGCGGCCGGCCACGGCGCTGGCCGAGTGAAGCTCGACGACCTCATCAGCGAGCTCAACGTATTCGCCGACACGGGCAAGCTGCCCGAAGGTGCGCCGCCCGCGCCGTCACTCGCCGCGAAGGGCGTGCCGCGCGGCATGGCGGAGCAGAAGGGCATCAAGCACGTCATCGCGGTCATGTCCGGCAAGGGCGGAGTGGGGAAGTCGCTCGTCGCCGGTCTGCTCGCCGTCGGCCTGAAGCGACGCGGATTCAGCGTCGGCGTCCTGGACGGCGATATCACCGGTCCCTCCATCCCGCGGATGTTCGGCGTCCACGAGAAGCCGATGTCGGCGGATGGCAAGACGCTCGTGCCGCCGAAGTCGCGCGGCGGCATCCCGATCATGTCGATGAATCTCATCCTGCCGAGCGAAGAGGAAGCGGTCATCTGGCGCGGCCCGATGGTGTCGGGCGCGATCCGCCAGTTCTTCAGCGACGTGCAGTGGGGCGAGCTCGACTACCTCATCGTCGATCTCCCGCCTGGCACGAGCGACGCGCCGCTCACGGTCATGCAGGCGCTGCCCGTCGACGGCGTCGTACTCGTGACCACACCGCAGGCGCTCGCGACCATGGTGGTCACCAAGGCCGTGAAGCTAGTCAAGCAGCTCGGCGGCGACATCATCGGCGTCGTCGAGAACATGGCCTACGTGACGCTTCCCGACGGCGGCCGCCTCGAGGTGTTCGGCCCGTCGCAGGGCCTCAAGCTCGTCATCGCGTCGAACGCGCCGCTCATGGGAAAGCTGCCGATCGATCCCGCGATCGCGCGCGACGCCGACAACGGCGACATCGAGAACTACACCTCGCCTGAGGCGGACGAACTCGTCGAGAACTTCATGCTCGTCGCGCCGCTCAAGGAGCCGGTCCGGGCCTAG
- a CDS encoding response regulator transcription factor — translation MATRVLLVDDHELVRQGVAAMLLNADGIEVVGEARTGREAVEATRRDLPDVVLMDVRMPDMDGLEATKRIKEERPRTAVIMVTMHDNPSYLRDAVRAGAAGYLLKDVSKEELVDAIRQVSTGGAFIESKLLRGMLSEMKPAGPVPSAAKNLTKREREILGLVAEGLSNREIADKLVLSPETVKSHVAAILEKLNVSDRTQAAIYAVRNGLVDATAL, via the coding sequence GTGGCCACACGTGTACTGCTGGTCGACGACCACGAGCTGGTCCGACAGGGCGTCGCGGCAATGCTCCTCAACGCCGACGGTATCGAGGTCGTCGGTGAAGCGCGCACCGGCCGCGAGGCCGTCGAGGCCACGCGCCGGGATCTGCCCGACGTCGTCCTCATGGACGTTCGCATGCCGGACATGGACGGCCTCGAGGCCACCAAGCGCATCAAAGAGGAGCGACCGCGCACCGCGGTGATCATGGTCACCATGCACGACAACCCCTCCTACCTTCGTGACGCCGTGCGCGCCGGCGCTGCCGGCTACCTCCTGAAGGACGTTTCAAAGGAAGAGCTCGTCGACGCGATCCGTCAGGTCTCCACCGGCGGCGCGTTCATCGAGTCCAAGCTGCTTCGCGGCATGCTGAGCGAGATGAAGCCTGCGGGCCCCGTGCCTTCCGCGGCGAAGAATCTCACGAAGCGCGAGCGCGAGATCCTCGGACTCGTGGCCGAAGGTCTTTCCAACCGCGAGATCGCGGACAAGCTCGTGCTCTCACCGGAAACGGTGAAGAGCCACGTCGCGGCGATCCTCGAAAAGCTGAACGTCTCGGACCGCACGCAGGCCGCGATCTACGCCGTGCGCAACGGCTTGGTGGACGCGACCGCACTCTAG